Proteins found in one Toxotes jaculatrix isolate fToxJac2 chromosome 18, fToxJac2.pri, whole genome shotgun sequence genomic segment:
- the pgls gene encoding 6-phosphogluconolactonase — protein sequence MAGRRVVVFPSATELGPVLATLVTSRAEKAIASHGRFTLGLSGGSLVSMLSKELLALPELDCSKWVVGFCDERLVSFDDPESTYGLYKGQLFSKVNIPDSGILTIDASLPVAECAEDYTRKLKEAFPDDDIPVFDLLLLGMGPDGHTCSLFPGHPLLEETKKIVAPISDSPKPPPQRVTMTFPVVNSARCVAFVSTGGSKAPILKEVLEGREGPAFPAARVVPTNGELFWLVDDPAAASLTIQVERLGSGAKL from the exons ATGGCTGGCAGAAGAGTTGTGGTCTTCCCCTCCGCAACGGAGCTTGGTCCAGTGCTGGCCACTTTGGTGACATCTCGGGCTGAGAAGGCCATCGCTTCTCACGGCAGGTTCACCCTGGGCCTCTCTGGAGGAAGCCTTGTCTCCATGCTCAGCAAAGAGCTGCTCGCCCTGCCAGAGTTGGACTGCAGCAAGTGGGTTGTTGGTTTCTGTGACGAGCGACTGGTTTCCTTTGATGATCCAGAGAGCACCTATGGGCTGTACAAG GGTCAGTTGTTTTCCAAGGTCAACATCCCTGACAGTGGGATCTTAACCATCGATGCCTCTTTGCCTGTCGCTGAGTGTGCTGAGGATTATACCCGCAAACTGAAGGAG GCCTTCCCAGATGATGACATCCCAGTGTTTGATTTGTTACTGCTGGGCATGGGGCCTGACGGACACACCTGTTCCCTCTTCCCAGGCCACCCACTCCTGGAG GAAACCAAGAAGATTGTGGCACCCATCAGCGACTCTCCCAAACCACCGCCACAGCGGGTAACTATGACTTTTCCAGTGGTGAACTCTGCTCGCTGTGTGGCTTTTGTATCAACAGGAGGAAGCAAAGCACCCATTTTGAAG GAAGTGCTAGAGGGTAGAGAGGGTCCAGCGTTTCCAGCAGCGCGTGTTGTCCCGACCAACGGCGAGCTGTTCTGGCTTGTTGATGACCCCGCAGCTGCCTCCCTAACTATCCAGGTAGAGAGGCTGGGGTCAGGGGCCAAACTGTAG